The following are encoded together in the bacterium genome:
- a CDS encoding NAD(P)/FAD-dependent oxidoreductase has protein sequence MLYDVIVVGLGPAGATASYALSRAGHKVLAFDKQHLPRYKPCAGGLSLKIEKVLPFADWYNLIETTVYDLILSYKEEDIQRFHSEQPIAFLIDRRKFDYYLVQKALDAGTEIHPAEPIRTVSEDSDKVVVTTPIRSYQARYLIGADGAKSIVARSLPVFQKNNPQYWIGLTTELDSQYLRMQDHHATEAIYIHFGTIPRGYGWSFPKKTQWSIGIAGDRDKLKPARAYFTQFIQSQVVVKDFKPDNTSVHLIPLYQEDNISRWSSRTILVGDAAAVVDPFLGEGIYYAIQSGHLAAQTLHAILSGQSESLAEYETRVRSEIGKELRIAQWIANAVYRVPALSYHLFKSNPTFFELYRSVLSGQTSYSDLVSAIKIKVESLFPGI, from the coding sequence ATGTTGTATGACGTAATCGTCGTCGGGCTTGGACCCGCAGGGGCAACTGCGTCCTATGCGCTGAGTCGAGCGGGACATAAGGTTCTGGCGTTTGATAAACAGCATTTGCCGAGATATAAACCCTGTGCCGGCGGATTATCATTAAAAATCGAAAAAGTCTTACCTTTCGCTGACTGGTATAATTTGATTGAAACCACCGTATATGACCTTATCCTGTCTTATAAAGAAGAGGATATTCAACGATTCCATTCCGAGCAACCGATTGCGTTTCTCATTGACCGGCGCAAATTTGATTATTATCTGGTTCAAAAAGCGCTTGACGCAGGAACGGAAATCCATCCTGCAGAACCGATACGCACGGTTAGCGAAGATTCCGATAAAGTCGTAGTAACCACACCTATTCGCAGTTATCAAGCGCGATATTTAATCGGAGCTGATGGCGCTAAAAGCATCGTTGCCCGCAGTCTACCAGTGTTCCAAAAGAATAACCCGCAATATTGGATTGGATTAACCACGGAACTCGACTCGCAATATCTCCGGATGCAAGACCACCATGCAACGGAAGCAATTTATATCCATTTCGGAACCATCCCTCGAGGATACGGTTGGTCTTTCCCGAAAAAGACTCAATGGAGTATTGGAATCGCTGGCGACCGTGATAAACTTAAACCTGCTCGAGCTTATTTTACTCAGTTTATTCAATCTCAGGTGGTGGTTAAAGATTTCAAACCGGATAACACGTCTGTTCATCTCATTCCGCTCTATCAAGAAGATAATATTTCACGATGGAGTTCACGAACGATATTAGTCGGGGATGCCGCAGCGGTTGTTGACCCATTTCTCGGTGAAGGAATTTATTATGCGATACAAAGCGGACACCTCGCAGCGCAAACGCTCCATGCAATCTTATCTGGTCAATCCGAATCGTTAGCAGAATATGAAACCAGGGTGCGGAGTGAAATTGGAAAAGAACTGCGAATAGCGCAATGGATTGCAAACGCAGTATATCGGGTTCCTGCGTTAAGTTATCATTTATTTAAATCGAATCCGACCTTTTTTGAGTTATATCGTTCCGTGCTTTCCGGACAAACAAGTTATTCGGATTTAGTATCAGCGATAAAAATTAAAGTAGAATCGCTGTTTCCTGGTATATAA
- a CDS encoding ferredoxin yields MVVNIDESQCTGCGLCEQICVTVFVMGDDGLAHVLKQPDASEEAAVKDAVASCPVTCIRSE; encoded by the coding sequence ATGGTCGTTAACATAGATGAATCTCAATGTACCGGATGTGGACTATGCGAACAGATTTGCGTAACAGTATTTGTAATGGGTGATGACGGATTAGCCCATGTGCTAAAACAGCCGGATGCCAGTGAAGAAGCAGCGGTAAAAGACGCGGTTGCTAGCTGTCCAGTAACTTGTATTAGGTCGGAATAA
- a CDS encoding TVP38/TMEM64 family protein, with product MDKRAITKLILLILGLVLLVILFRATGLSNYFNVTSLQKYIASFGIWSPIMFLLISTIRPLTLFPGTILTIVAGLLFGIFWGTIYATLGATFSAMFAFGLARKLGREAVIRFIPGRMTQFDEKVATHGFWVILILRLVPVIIPSFYAVNFAAGLSKIRFWDFTFGTALGLIPGTLFLVAVTAAITTPKSPQFWIPILLWILFLIVALSYLNQKRKQGWTLFQS from the coding sequence ATGGATAAACGAGCGATAACGAAACTTATTTTGCTAATTCTGGGACTAGTTCTGCTGGTCATTTTATTCCGAGCGACCGGATTAAGCAACTATTTTAATGTTACCTCTCTCCAGAAATATATCGCTTCGTTCGGTATTTGGTCGCCAATCATGTTCCTGCTAATTTCCACGATTCGACCATTGACCTTATTCCCCGGAACCATCCTGACTATCGTTGCAGGGTTATTATTCGGCATCTTCTGGGGAACGATTTATGCAACACTCGGTGCGACGTTTAGTGCGATGTTTGCGTTCGGATTAGCGCGTAAACTCGGTAGAGAAGCAGTAATCAGGTTCATTCCCGGTAGAATGACACAGTTTGATGAGAAAGTTGCAACCCATGGATTTTGGGTTATCCTGATATTACGGCTTGTCCCGGTTATTATCCCGTCTTTTTATGCGGTAAATTTCGCTGCCGGATTATCCAAAATTCGATTCTGGGATTTCACATTCGGCACTGCGCTCGGTTTAATTCCAGGGACCTTATTTCTCGTTGCAGTTACAGCAGCGATTACCACACCCAAGTCACCGCAATTTTGGATTCCCATCCTACTCTGGATTCTTTTCCTGATTGTCGCTTTAAGTTATCTAAATCAGAAAAGAAAACAGGGCTGGACTTTATTCCAATCATAG
- a CDS encoding archease: protein MTDNKCYEYIDHTADIGIRGFGKSFLEALVNVAKGMFAAIHDMKYVETAESHPIDISAGTREDLVVHFLNYLLYLHDAKTFIPKEYQLELPAPNRILGTLHGEKFNPEKHYIFDEIKAVTYHQLLIEQKDNEWIIQVICDL, encoded by the coding sequence ATGACCGATAATAAATGCTACGAATATATAGATCATACTGCGGATATTGGGATTCGCGGATTTGGAAAATCTTTCCTAGAAGCGTTAGTTAATGTCGCGAAAGGAATGTTTGCAGCAATCCATGATATGAAATATGTTGAAACGGCCGAGTCACACCCGATAGATATTTCCGCAGGTACTAGAGAAGATTTAGTAGTCCACTTTTTGAATTATCTCCTCTATTTACACGACGCGAAAACTTTTATACCGAAAGAATATCAGCTTGAGTTACCCGCGCCGAATCGAATTCTAGGAACGCTGCACGGAGAAAAGTTTAATCCGGAAAAGCATTATATTTTTGATGAAATTAAAGCGGTAACCTATCATCAGTTGCTGATAGAACAGAAGGATAACGAATGGATAATTCAAGTTATTTGCGATTTATAA
- a CDS encoding neutral/alkaline non-lysosomal ceramidase N-terminal domain-containing protein, with protein MVLAGVAKTDITPPVGIELTGYIGRQQPSVGIHDPLFAKAIVLADGNTKLALVSCDLLALSRESVAAIRQAVNHQSQIPLQNILIACTHTHSGPATVFLRNCGTVDKDWLAKLEQQISNTIIAAANSMEPVNLGFGIGTADINLDRRTKKDTTLKPNIVDKSLGVIKLDLITGEPLAIIINYTCHPVVLAEKNRYISADYPGAVCDYISSRYPNEPLVVFFNGACGNINPVIRGGTWDDVYRLGEIIGKRAIEVLDSISTNDAMAFSAISQDAELELKIPTIAGLEYELDIFREKAALIPQAESMNQRVNSAMVSWAEETLNLLKRGKVSQTVPLEIQVIKLGELILVGIGAEVFCEIGLNIKKEAGAPTLIIGYANHVVGYIPTRKAFDEGGYEVDTAYRYYGNFMLTRDAQHTVETTTLHLIKSI; from the coding sequence ATGGTACTCGCTGGGGTAGCAAAAACTGATATAACTCCGCCGGTCGGAATCGAATTAACGGGATATATCGGACGACAGCAACCGTCGGTGGGAATCCACGACCCGTTATTTGCGAAAGCAATTGTTCTTGCTGATGGAAACACCAAACTTGCTCTTGTTTCCTGCGATTTATTAGCACTCTCTCGCGAATCCGTAGCCGCTATTCGTCAGGCAGTAAATCACCAGAGCCAAATCCCTCTTCAGAATATCCTCATCGCCTGCACGCATACCCATTCCGGTCCAGCAACGGTATTTTTACGAAACTGCGGTACTGTGGATAAAGATTGGCTTGCGAAACTCGAACAGCAGATTAGTAATACGATTATAGCCGCAGCAAACTCAATGGAACCAGTCAACCTCGGGTTCGGAATCGGGACAGCGGATATTAATCTCGACCGACGCACCAAAAAAGATACCACCTTAAAACCGAATATCGTAGATAAATCGCTCGGTGTGATTAAACTCGACCTGATTACTGGCGAACCGCTTGCGATTATTATAAATTATACCTGTCATCCAGTAGTGCTAGCGGAAAAAAACCGCTATATTAGTGCGGATTATCCCGGTGCAGTTTGCGATTATATCTCGTCACGATATCCGAATGAACCGCTGGTAGTATTCTTCAATGGCGCTTGTGGGAATATTAATCCGGTCATACGTGGCGGAACCTGGGACGATGTTTACCGATTAGGTGAAATTATCGGCAAGCGAGCAATTGAAGTGCTCGATTCGATATCAACGAATGATGCTATGGCATTCTCCGCAATAAGTCAGGATGCAGAATTAGAACTTAAAATTCCAACCATTGCCGGGCTGGAATATGAACTTGATATTTTCCGCGAAAAAGCTGCGCTTATCCCGCAAGCTGAGTCAATGAACCAGCGGGTTAATTCCGCAATGGTTAGTTGGGCGGAAGAAACACTCAATTTACTTAAACGAGGGAAAGTATCGCAAACTGTTCCGCTAGAAATCCAGGTGATTAAACTCGGTGAGTTGATTCTGGTAGGAATCGGCGCAGAAGTATTCTGCGAAATCGGGCTAAATATTAAAAAAGAGGCTGGAGCACCAACATTGATTATCGGATATGCGAACCATGTTGTCGGATATATTCCAACACGAAAAGCCTTCGATGAAGGTGGGTATGAAGTTGATACAGCATATCGCTATTATGGCAATTTCATGTTAACTCGGGATGCACAACATACCGTCGAAACTACCACTCTCCATCTAATCAAATCAATCTAG
- the hemL gene encoding glutamate-1-semialdehyde 2,1-aminomutase translates to MNHTKSNQLFANAQKYLVGGVNSPVRAFRGVGGTPFFVTHGKGAYIWDVDGNRYLDYVCSWGALLFGHAHPSIVTSVQSAVEKGTSFGIPTAQETELVQLIRKAFPSMEKIRLVNSGTEATMSAIRVARGFTKRNIIIKFDGCYHGHGDSLLVQAGSGAMTLGIPDSAGVPADFAKHTISLPYNDLNAVKKVFRKLGKQIAGIIVEPVCGNMGVVLPQEGFLPGLRDLCTQYDAVLIFDEVMTGFRVAYGGAQSVYNINPDLTTLGKIIGGGLPIGVYGGRKEIMDLVAPLGPVYQAGTLSGNPISVAAGIAMLKLAAQMKVYQQLEKRTKLLSAGIQEAAKKTRVPLFSVSIGSMFCGFFTEQPVYDYATAKLSDTKRYAKYFHLMLESGIYFAPSQFEAGFVSAAHTEQDIEKTIRASHKVFKKL, encoded by the coding sequence ATGAACCATACGAAATCAAACCAGCTTTTTGCCAATGCACAAAAGTATCTAGTTGGTGGAGTGAACAGTCCGGTTCGCGCATTTCGTGGAGTTGGAGGAACCCCCTTTTTTGTTACCCACGGGAAAGGTGCATATATCTGGGACGTAGATGGGAATAGGTATCTCGATTATGTCTGTTCTTGGGGCGCATTATTATTCGGTCATGCGCATCCATCAATCGTTACATCTGTTCAATCCGCAGTTGAAAAAGGAACAAGTTTTGGAATTCCAACTGCACAGGAGACTGAGTTGGTTCAACTGATTCGAAAAGCGTTTCCATCTATGGAAAAGATTCGATTGGTTAATTCTGGGACTGAAGCGACGATGAGTGCAATTCGAGTCGCTCGTGGGTTCACGAAACGAAATATCATTATTAAATTTGACGGCTGCTATCATGGGCATGGAGATAGTCTACTGGTTCAAGCAGGGTCAGGCGCAATGACACTTGGTATTCCCGATTCTGCTGGCGTCCCTGCAGATTTTGCAAAACATACGATTTCATTACCCTATAACGATTTGAATGCGGTTAAAAAAGTGTTTCGTAAACTCGGGAAACAGATTGCTGGCATTATCGTTGAACCAGTTTGCGGAAATATGGGAGTCGTGCTACCGCAAGAAGGTTTTCTGCCCGGATTAAGAGATTTATGCACGCAATATGATGCCGTATTAATTTTTGATGAAGTGATGACCGGATTTCGGGTCGCGTATGGCGGCGCGCAATCGGTTTATAATATTAATCCGGATTTAACGACGTTAGGCAAGATTATCGGCGGTGGTCTGCCAATCGGCGTGTATGGCGGAAGAAAAGAAATTATGGATCTCGTCGCCCCGCTTGGTCCGGTATATCAAGCAGGAACATTATCCGGCAACCCGATATCCGTCGCTGCAGGAATCGCTATGCTCAAACTCGCTGCACAGATGAAGGTATATCAACAGTTAGAAAAGCGAACGAAACTGTTATCTGCTGGAATTCAGGAAGCTGCAAAAAAAACCAGGGTACCGCTTTTTTCCGTTTCGATCGGGTCAATGTTCTGCGGTTTTTTCACTGAGCAACCTGTCTATGACTATGCAACCGCCAAATTATCGGACACTAAACGGTATGCAAAATATTTCCATCTGATGCTCGAATCGGGAATCTATTTTGCGCCATCGCAGTTTGAAGCCGGATTTGTTTCCGCAGCACATACCGAACAGGATATCGAGAAAACTATCCGAGCGAGTCATAAGGTATTCAAAAAACTTTAG
- a CDS encoding zinc ribbon domain-containing protein, with product MGRERKKQCFIYCPNCEFRGKAEQVRSGFKVFLEVVLFFCLIIPWVIYKRFYPQKLQCPKCGNTRVNRLASYYTKECPYCQKKVTSRDPICPQCGRTLSAMERYGRMRATYTKQTRWK from the coding sequence ATGGGAAGAGAGCGAAAAAAACAGTGTTTTATCTACTGTCCGAACTGTGAATTTCGTGGGAAAGCGGAACAGGTTCGTTCAGGGTTTAAGGTTTTTCTGGAAGTAGTATTATTTTTCTGTTTAATTATCCCGTGGGTTATCTATAAACGATTCTATCCGCAAAAATTGCAATGTCCCAAATGCGGAAATACTCGCGTTAACCGTTTAGCTTCCTACTATACCAAAGAATGTCCGTATTGCCAGAAGAAAGTAACTAGCCGTGACCCGATATGTCCGCAATGTGGCAGAACCTTATCTGCGATGGAACGATACGGCAGAATGCGAGCGACGTATACAAAACAGACGAGATGGAAATAG
- the tadA gene encoding tRNA adenosine(34) deaminase TadA, producing the protein MTDEQYMREAIELAQSAAELNEVPVGAVVVYQGQIISRANNANITTTDATAHAELLAIREACQKLNQKRLDGAWIYVTKEPCPMCAGAMVLAHIERLIFGVSDPKSGAAGSVVNLVNHPHLNHRIAITSGILESECRELLQQFFKKLRKEK; encoded by the coding sequence ATGACTGATGAACAATATATGCGAGAAGCGATTGAACTAGCGCAATCCGCAGCGGAATTAAACGAAGTGCCAGTTGGCGCAGTGGTCGTATATCAAGGTCAGATAATCAGCCGAGCGAATAATGCGAATATTACTACTACCGACGCTACTGCCCATGCGGAACTGCTTGCGATTCGGGAAGCGTGTCAGAAGCTGAATCAGAAACGATTAGATGGCGCATGGATTTACGTCACGAAAGAGCCTTGTCCGATGTGCGCTGGGGCGATGGTACTTGCGCATATTGAACGATTGATATTTGGAGTCAGCGACCCGAAATCCGGCGCTGCTGGCTCGGTGGTTAATCTCGTCAATCATCCGCACCTGAACCATCGGATTGCAATAACCAGCGGAATTTTGGAATCCGAATGCCGAGAATTACTCCAACAATTCTTTAAAAAATTGAGAAAAGAAAAGTAA
- a CDS encoding family 10 glycosylhydrolase produces MKVAIITKVSVIVSLLCLITIAGADIIVESGIGGLNRSYYYEVGSRWFDSTSKSTAEGLTPGILSRFVNLQTYPNDRDTAVFRPYINTAGNYQVFVSWNLGNASTVRHTIYYSGGTAIQDLLQDGYGQSTPSNANIWIPLGTYNFASGTSGRVEVTSTYVSGRPGPIGNYRVYADAVKWVWADAPVTPVAAFTGTPTTGQTPLTVSFTDNSLNNPTSWFWDFGDGTTSTVQNPQHTYSTVSAITYYTVKLIVSNSAGTSTTIKTNYIRVTAPSSPPPIAIDSVTRTGIIVDNLDSGFSYFGAWSLATAYGQWASNYRLATTVNNNLSNATARWRPTLPDSKKYNVYVWYPATTNRVLDARYRIYYSGGNETFYVNQTVNYGGWFYLGCFSFASGTTGYVELTNATRTSAGSYWVGADAVMFEAITTIIVDDSLHYNNQFKITGSWSVSTSPQYFYSTTARYVSAVTSGLATRTAIWRPHLPANGIYQVEVCYPSEILGQTLAKDAKFTVYHKTGYEPVIVPQYAHGKFLGGHWFDLGVFAFDSGTTGYVELTNLAPESNGRVVAADAVRFTTYSPLPAREGGEFRAFWAHGINVMGLRSIQEVTAMIDTARMANYNAIIVHGRVAGDAYYDSAYEPKSSALGANTTFDAISACVAYAHDTSGGKPYIEVHLWMNPYRDYRTDMPPTDTTMHLFYLHPEWIDQTYSGTTLVNNMMFTNPAIPDNQDYHIKVWMDAIRNYDVDGIHTDDYFYQGSSWGYNTIAISRFSTEFGYYPSTNDANHGNWRRQEVTSFVRRVYAESLTIKPHIKWSKSPVASGSMIPYTSSAAYASGFSDWIDWLKNHYIDAFVPEVYTGFNSTFTTNVWFSTDTAKAYGRHNYVGLACYSQTTATIMTEINYCQNSAKSHGTVCFTYHQQTPAPIDNPGFYSIITTVVFAKPTTTPAMPWKSNPPGGILKGVVGSNLAPYKFYSGKSLYKALVTYTGPYGSGSTYTDGCGYYCMFDVPYGVYTVTAYPPPGVVLAPVSVPNVQIIRGVPTRVDLFLDTVPVELSAFTAEAVKP; encoded by the coding sequence ATGAAAGTAGCTATTATAACTAAAGTATCTGTTATAGTTTCCCTATTATGTTTAATCACAATTGCAGGAGCAGATATTATTGTAGAAAGTGGTATCGGTGGGTTGAACCGTTCATATTATTACGAAGTAGGTAGCCGATGGTTTGATAGTACGAGCAAAAGTACTGCTGAAGGATTAACCCCAGGTATTCTCTCACGGTTTGTTAACTTGCAAACGTATCCAAATGATAGGGATACTGCGGTATTTCGCCCATATATTAATACTGCGGGTAACTATCAAGTTTTTGTAAGTTGGAATCTTGGAAATGCATCTACTGTTCGGCATACTATCTATTATTCTGGCGGGACAGCGATTCAAGATTTGTTACAGGATGGGTATGGTCAATCGACTCCTAGCAATGCAAATATCTGGATTCCGCTAGGAACTTACAATTTTGCTAGCGGTACTAGCGGTCGAGTTGAAGTAACGAGCACGTACGTAAGCGGCCGTCCGGGACCGATTGGTAATTATCGGGTATATGCTGATGCGGTTAAATGGGTTTGGGCAGATGCACCCGTTACGCCAGTTGCAGCGTTTACCGGTACCCCGACGACTGGGCAAACTCCATTAACCGTTTCATTTACCGATAACTCGTTAAACAATCCGACATCATGGTTTTGGGATTTTGGTGACGGAACTACGAGCACTGTTCAAAATCCACAACACACTTATTCAACAGTTTCAGCAATAACCTATTATACCGTTAAACTCATTGTTTCAAATTCTGCCGGAACGAGTACCACGATAAAAACGAATTATATCCGCGTTACCGCTCCGTCATCTCCGCCACCAATTGCAATCGATTCCGTCACGCGAACCGGGATTATTGTTGATAATTTAGATTCTGGATTTAGTTATTTCGGTGCATGGTCGCTAGCAACCGCATATGGACAATGGGCATCGAACTATCGACTAGCGACTACGGTAAACAATAATCTTTCAAACGCAACCGCTCGATGGCGACCGACATTGCCTGATAGTAAAAAATATAATGTTTATGTTTGGTATCCGGCGACGACAAACCGCGTTCTCGATGCGCGGTATCGCATCTATTATTCCGGTGGAAATGAAACATTTTATGTCAACCAGACAGTAAACTATGGCGGCTGGTTCTATTTAGGATGTTTCAGTTTCGCTTCCGGGACAACCGGATATGTTGAATTGACGAACGCAACGCGAACCTCTGCTGGTTCATACTGGGTCGGTGCAGATGCAGTTATGTTTGAAGCGATAACGACCATTATTGTTGATGATAGCTTGCATTATAATAACCAATTTAAAATAACTGGCAGTTGGTCGGTAAGCACTTCACCGCAGTATTTCTACAGTACTACGGCGCGATATGTCAGCGCGGTTACGTCCGGATTAGCTACCAGAACTGCAATTTGGCGACCGCATCTTCCAGCAAATGGTATCTATCAGGTTGAAGTATGTTATCCATCAGAAATTCTCGGGCAAACCTTAGCGAAAGATGCGAAGTTTACTGTGTATCATAAGACTGGCTACGAGCCGGTGATTGTGCCACAATATGCGCATGGGAAATTTCTCGGCGGACATTGGTTTGATTTAGGTGTATTTGCGTTTGATAGCGGAACAACGGGATATGTCGAGTTAACCAATCTCGCGCCGGAATCGAACGGTCGTGTCGTTGCAGCGGATGCGGTTCGGTTCACGACCTATTCTCCGTTACCGGCTAGGGAAGGCGGAGAATTCCGTGCATTCTGGGCACACGGAATTAATGTTATGGGTCTACGAAGTATTCAAGAAGTAACCGCAATGATTGATACCGCGCGAATGGCGAATTATAATGCGATAATCGTCCACGGGCGGGTTGCCGGTGATGCTTATTACGATTCCGCATATGAACCGAAATCGTCTGCGTTAGGCGCAAATACGACGTTCGATGCGATATCGGCTTGTGTCGCCTATGCGCATGATACCTCCGGCGGAAAGCCGTATATCGAGGTACATCTCTGGATGAACCCCTATCGCGATTATCGAACCGATATGCCGCCTACTGATACTACAATGCATCTATTTTATCTCCATCCGGAATGGATTGATCAGACGTATAGTGGAACGACTCTGGTAAATAATATGATGTTCACTAATCCAGCTATACCGGATAATCAAGATTATCATATCAAAGTCTGGATGGATGCGATTCGGAATTACGACGTTGACGGAATTCATACCGATGATTATTTCTATCAAGGGAGTAGCTGGGGATATAATACGATAGCGATTAGTCGGTTCTCAACAGAATTTGGATATTATCCATCAACCAATGACGCAAATCATGGTAACTGGCGCCGACAAGAAGTAACCAGTTTTGTCCGGCGTGTATATGCGGAATCATTAACTATCAAACCGCATATTAAATGGTCGAAATCGCCTGTCGCTTCTGGGAGTATGATTCCGTATACTTCGAGCGCAGCGTATGCGAGCGGTTTTTCCGATTGGATTGATTGGTTAAAAAACCATTATATCGATGCGTTCGTCCCAGAAGTATATACCGGATTCAATTCGACTTTTACGACCAACGTCTGGTTTTCAACTGATACGGCAAAAGCATATGGTCGGCATAACTACGTCGGGTTAGCCTGCTACTCGCAGACAACTGCAACGATTATGACCGAAATTAACTATTGCCAGAATTCAGCGAAATCTCATGGTACGGTCTGCTTTACCTATCATCAACAGACGCCTGCTCCAATAGATAATCCGGGGTTCTATTCAATCATAACCACGGTGGTGTTTGCAAAACCGACAACAACACCGGCGATGCCGTGGAAATCGAATCCACCGGGTGGTATCTTAAAAGGGGTTGTTGGTTCCAATCTTGCACCATATAAATTCTATAGCGGGAAATCGTTATATAAAGCGCTGGTAACCTATACCGGTCCATACGGTTCCGGGTCAACGTATACTGACGGTTGTGGGTATTATTGTATGTTTGATGTGCCGTATGGAGTTTATACAGTTACTGCATATCCACCGCCTGGGGTCGTTTTAGCACCGGTATCAGTTCCTAACGTTCAAATCATTCGTGGTGTACCGACGCGAGTCGATTTGTTTTTAGATACGGTACCGGTAGAACTCTCAGCATTTACTGCAGAAGCGGTGAAACCGTAA
- a CDS encoding family 10 glycosylhydrolase, protein MQRKSRFTLLLCLVCWISLSICYGETTRRETQEVKPMKSEPVVNPEHEIRALWVTRMNYKTADDVNKIITNAYNYNFNLILFQVRGNATVFYKSKYEPWAWELTSTSTSTTSTAEAVKSLGKDPGWDPLATAIDTAHALGLELHAYMNTFPAWKETVPPPENVNQLWNTHRDWFMQDSAGNVMWPQDWWSYWYTFIDPGVPEVQEYLTNIYLEVVQNYDVDGIHYDYIRYPGEVGDWSFNPISVKRFTETYGDSPHKLPALWNEWKRTQITELVRRIYRAVNQVKPGRITVSGSVAGTWDNGYTKYFQDRRTWLAQGIIDMTNPMCYVTTYSIFSAEVDEHLKNSFGRFVCPGIGVHRTMTPDQLLEQVELVRKLGAPGITFFAYNNLFPKHQPNKLAQALLTGPFSRKAVIPPMPWKQTTRSIKSQERQEGN, encoded by the coding sequence ATGCAACGAAAATCCCGATTTACTCTGTTACTTTGTCTCGTCTGCTGGATTAGTCTTTCAATATGTTACGGTGAAACCACTCGAAGGGAGACACAAGAAGTGAAACCAATGAAGTCTGAACCGGTCGTTAACCCTGAGCACGAAATCCGAGCGCTCTGGGTAACCCGGATGAATTATAAAACTGCAGATGATGTAAATAAAATTATTACCAACGCTTATAACTATAACTTCAATCTAATTCTGTTTCAAGTTCGCGGTAATGCGACGGTATTCTATAAATCGAAATATGAGCCCTGGGCTTGGGAATTAACCAGCACTTCAACTTCGACTACCAGCACTGCTGAAGCAGTTAAATCGCTGGGAAAAGATCCTGGCTGGGACCCGCTAGCGACTGCAATTGATACTGCGCATGCGCTCGGACTTGAACTTCACGCATATATGAATACCTTCCCAGCGTGGAAAGAAACCGTTCCACCGCCGGAAAATGTCAATCAGCTCTGGAATACACACCGAGATTGGTTTATGCAGGATAGTGCTGGTAATGTTATGTGGCCGCAAGATTGGTGGTCGTATTGGTATACGTTCATAGACCCTGGGGTACCAGAAGTACAGGAATATTTAACCAATATTTATCTGGAGGTTGTTCAGAACTATGATGTTGATGGAATCCATTATGATTATATCCGCTATCCTGGAGAAGTTGGAGATTGGTCATTCAATCCGATATCGGTTAAACGGTTCACTGAAACCTATGGTGACTCGCCGCATAAGTTACCAGCGTTATGGAATGAATGGAAACGAACGCAAATAACCGAATTAGTTCGGAGAATATATCGTGCAGTGAATCAGGTAAAACCTGGTCGGATAACTGTTTCTGGGTCAGTCGCAGGAACCTGGGATAACGGATATACTAAATATTTTCAAGACCGAAGAACCTGGCTTGCGCAAGGAATCATTGATATGACCAACCCGATGTGTTATGTTACCACCTATAGCATTTTTTCCGCTGAAGTAGATGAACATCTAAAAAATTCGTTCGGTCGGTTTGTGTGTCCGGGTATAGGAGTCCATCGAACGATGACCCCAGACCAGTTACTCGAACAAGTTGAGTTGGTTCGGAAACTCGGTGCTCCGGGGATAACCTTTTTTGCCTATAATAATTTATTCCCAAAACACCAACCGAATAAACTAGCGCAAGCTCTATTGACCGGACCATTCTCCCGCAAAGCAGTTATACCTCCGATGCCATGGAAACAAACTACGCGTTCTATCAAATCCCAAGAAAGACAAGAGGGAAATTAA